In the genome of Methylomagnum ishizawai, the window TCGCCCCACAACGCCCCGGCATCGCCGACCTGTATTTCGTGGGGTTCGCGGGGGAAGCCGACGAGCAGGTCTTCGCCCACGAAGTCGAGTACGCGCTGGGCTTGTTCGACCAGCGCTTCGACACCCAGGGCCGCTCCGTCGCCCTGGTCAATAGCCCCGACACCCTGGCCCGCTGGCCCATCGCCAACCGCCACGCCCTCGACACCGTCCTGGAAGCCGTGGCCCGCCGCATGGACCCCAAGGAGGACGTGCTGTTCTTGTTCCTGACCTCGCATGGCTCGAAGGACCACAAGCTCTCGGTACGTTTCGAGCCCTTGCCCCTGGACGACCTGCCCGCCGCCGCGCTCAAGGCCGCGCTCGACCGCGCCGGAATCCACCAGCGGGTCGTGGTGGTGTCGGCCTGCTATTCCGGGGGGTTCCTGGACGCGCTCAAGGACGACGATTCCCTGATCCTCACCGCCGCCCGCCGCGACCGGGCCTCGTTCGGCTGCGGGGTGGATTCCGAGTTCACCTATTTCGGGCAGGCTTATTTCGTGGAGGCGTTGGCGCAAACCCGTTCCTTCGTCGCGGCCTTCGACATGGCGCGGCAAACGATAGAACGGCGCGAACAGGCCGAAGGCAACGAACCTTCCTTGCCGCAAATCCATGTCGGGAAGCGCATCGCGCCCAAGTTGCTGGCGCTGGAACAGCGGCTGGCGGCACCCGTGGCCCAACCCAGGCCAAGAAACCGCCCGCCGAGACCGTAGGCTAACTACAAACCTCAAATCTCAAGTCCCAAACCTCCCCCGGCCACCACCACCTGGTTCCGCCCGCCGTCCTTGGCCCGGTAGAGCGCGACGTCGGCGGCATCGACCAGGGCTTTGGGATTGACGTCCGCCATGGGCAGGGCCGTGGCGACCCCCAGACTGACAGTCACCACCCCGCCCGCACTGGAGGCGTGGGGGATGTTCAAGCGCTCCACGCCCTCGCGGATGCGCTCCGCCAACCGGGCCGCCAATTCCGGCGGGGTGTGGGCGTGGATGATGAGGAATTCCTCGCCGCCGTAGCGGGTGGGAATATCCCCGGCGCGGCGGGCCAGCCTGCGGATCACCCGTCCCACCTGCCGCAGCACGTTATCGCCCTGGGTGTGCCCATAGGCGTCGTTGTAGGCTTTGAAATGGTCCACATCGACCATGATGATCGACAAGGGATGCAGGTCGCGGGCACCGCGCCGCCATTCATATTCCAACAAAATGTCGAGGGCGCGGCGGTTGGGAAGTTGGGTCAGGGCATCGACGCTGGCCAGGGCCGTCAGCATCTTGAGATGGTGGCGGTCGCTCTTGAGCAGCGGATAGAACCACCACAGGCCCACCCACATGGCGACCGACACGAACAAGCCCAATGCCTCCGACAGCAGATCGATGGGCAAAACCCCCACCACCACCAGCCTGTACCAGCCCAAGGCGCGGCGCAGGGCCATCGCCAGCAGCCCCAAGGTCATCAGCAGCGCGGGCACATACCAGCCGGAAATGCGGGTCAACCGGAAGGCCATGGCGGCCGCGGCGAGCTGGGCGAGCAGGGACAACCCCAAAATCCAATGGATCAGCGGGGAATGCAACAAGGCTTCGAGCAGGTCCGGGGCGGGCATGGCGGGCTGTTCCTGGGCGAGGACGGACCGGACGCCGAGATGGGACCGTCCGCTTCATTGCCATAAGTATCGGCGGAAATCGGGAAATCCGCAGTCTGTTCCAATCCCGCCGTTCCCGCGCCATCCAATAAGCCCAACATCCTTGTCCGCGATTCCGGGATATGGGGAATCACGCCACGCTTCGAATCCAACCGAATGGGCATAACCGTCCGCTCACGATTGCCCTGCCCTATAAAACGCTGGAATCAGCCGTCCGGGTCCGGGCCTAAACGCCCGCCTATCCAAGCCAAGGAATAGGCCAAGCCAATCAGATACACCATAAACCATACCAACCCACACAAGGAAGTCTCAAATCATTTGATGGCGTCCAATAATAACTCTATAATTGTATTGTATTGAATCAATACCGCTCTTACTATCACTTCGAGGTGGCTATGGCCAAAACAATAACGTCCCATACAAAAAACTCCCTTCTATTAGCGATAGGCACCGTCCTGGGCTTAACCCCCCTCCTAGCCCGCTCCGCCACTCCGCCCACCGTACAACTCGTCAGTCCCAGCTTCGTGGTAGCCGGTCAACCGACCCCGTTCGAGTACAAAATCACCATCGGCAATGACGGCATCCCAGTGAAGGGTAGCCTCATGCTGGGTTTCCACCATTCCTCGCAATGGAAAGGGACGCAGATATCAAAACCCCAAGCACCGGGCTACGTATCGGTCGTGGGCAAAGTCCCCAATAACTTCAAGATCAAATTCAAGAAACTCCCCGCCAGCGCCTTCACCGCGAAAGGGGACACGCTGTACAACCGCGGCATCGTGGCGGAAGTCGCCCAGCAACCCCTACAACCCGGCGAAGTCATCACCATCGCCATCGGCAGCGACCAATATGGCGGGATACAACAAAAGCTATCGGACGACCACCATGAACTCAGGGTCATGGCGGACCTCAACGCCGATGGCAAGTTCGATTGGAGCGCCTCGCCCCAATTCGATGTGATCCCGGCCCCCACTCATCATTTCCTGCTGGTCGCGCCCTCGAAGGTGGTCGCGAACCAACCGTTCGACCTCCAGATACATGCCGAGGACGCCTTCAACAACTTCGTCAACAACAGTTATTTCACCACCCCCGTGCCCGCCTATAACGGCAAGGTCACCATCACCGACGAAAAAGGCAACATCCTGGCGAAAGATATCAAGCTCGACGATGGATGGGCGCTGACCCAGGTGCGGGTTTC includes:
- a CDS encoding GGDEF domain-containing protein, translating into MPAPDLLEALLHSPLIHWILGLSLLAQLAAAAMAFRLTRISGWYVPALLMTLGLLAMALRRALGWYRLVVVGVLPIDLLSEALGLFVSVAMWVGLWWFYPLLKSDRHHLKMLTALASVDALTQLPNRRALDILLEYEWRRGARDLHPLSIIMVDVDHFKAYNDAYGHTQGDNVLRQVGRVIRRLARRAGDIPTRYGGEEFLIIHAHTPPELAARLAERIREGVERLNIPHASSAGGVVTVSLGVATALPMADVNPKALVDAADVALYRAKDGGRNQVVVAGGGLGLEI